CTGCTGTAGGGCTTTCAGCAGATGATGAGTGTAGAAATGCTAAAGCACTATCTGCATCTAGATAGTCTCCATATTCCTGCATCCTATAGGTCAGGATGACAAGGGTTTGGGGGCAGCTCCCCGCACTCACACACAGCTCCTCAGGCCTGGTCTTCAGCAATCCCCACCAGCTTTGTGCAGGAACCTATAATGAACTCAAAGCATCCTGAGATGGCTGATAATAACAGCTGAGATGAATTTTCCTTAGTGTATGCCAAACACCATGCTGggtattttctattctttatcttgaatcattaaaataattatagatggtaagtatttttttttattaatcaaatacagttttgtttctgtgttttgtttttataaatcacACCCTTCAATATAAAACTGATGAGTTGGTATTGGTCTTACACCTAGGGAAGTCAGATCATCAGCACCAGATTAGAAAACAGAGCACAAGAATAGATCAAGTATGAGGTTCAGTTGGGGAAAAGCATGTTCATAATAACAAGTGGGAAGTCATCCTTTTCACAGACTTTGGAGAAATGAAGgcattattacccccattttataattaatgaaattgaggagtgaagtaacttgctcaaaatcATACAGCCTGTGGGTGATGTGAAGCCAGGATGTGAGCTGAAGTTTCACTAGATCCAAAGTCTGTCTTCCTTCAGCTGCACTAGATCGCATGCCTCCAGAATCCTGTCTGCTTACAGACTAAGCAGATTGTATCCCTATTCCCTATTGCCACAGGGTGATAAAAGTTTGGGATCAcacataaaagcaaaagtaacagTTCATCATTACTCAGTCTTCCTTGAAACTGGATATTTGGAGGTTGGGTTGGAGTAAGTAAGGATAGAGGTTCATGGCTGGGGTCGGTGATGAGAATTGGACTAGCAAAGAAGAATTGAAATGGTCACCATGAATACTCCTGGGAATGTAATACTGATATCTAGAACATTCCAGACAACTCACTGTTAATTAACCCAATAAACTCTACTGAGCCCCTAATATATGTTGGTGCTCGGACAACAGTGCTTAGATATGGTTCCTGTCTCTCATAGACATTTGACAAGTCTGAGTTCATAGAATACTTTGGTTAAATACTtgaaaattggggatccctggatggctcagcagtttagtgcctgccttcggcccagggcgtgatcctggagtcccgggatcgagtcccacatcgggcttcctgcacggagcctgcttctccctctgcctctctctctttctctctctctctctctctctgtgtctctcaataaataaataaaatcttaaaaaaatacttgaaaattaaaattaaaaaaagtacaaagagcTAGAGCTAACATGTGATGTTTTGCAGACCTaggcaggaaagggaggaaagaagaagggagaatcAGAATAGAGCCTGTGTTTAGTTTGTAAATTCATCATAagggcgtctggctggctcagtcagtagagcatgtgactcctaatcttggggttgtgagttcaagccccacattgggcatagagcttacttaaacaATTAAGGATCTCCCAACTAATTCccaaaagaatttattaaaaaatcaaaacaaataaactcATCATAGTGTTTGTGTGCCTGTTGAGGAAAGCCTGGCAGaccaaagaaattaagaaaggggaggggggggtcccTCCATCTTCCACAGAGGACATTGAAAATGGGCTCCCTTTATCTCCATCCTCCAAACACTTACCATGGATGAAAAAGGCCAAGGTTTGGAGACCTCAGGGCACTAGCCTGATTAGCTAAGCAGTCAGACACCACTGTACACATTCCCCAGCCCTGAAAACCCTTCCCCTTCAGCTTACCTCCTGCCGTCCTGGGATGCATTGAAATGTCAAACAGGTAGCTCTGCCATTTATAGAGGACAGTGGCTACTTAGTAgctggaaaagcaaaaaaagatgGGATaggtatttaaaagataaaaatgcaacCTAACATTTTTACAGTGTCTTAAAGTCCATAAAACTTTGGTATCTACTGTCTCATCTATTTTAGATATGATTGTCAGAATGCCTTATAAAACAGAGAGAtgttatcatctccattttacagatgagcggCCAGAAGCCCAGAAATGTTAGTGTTGCTGTTCTGGTATGTTAACAGGATTTAGGAAAGCACAGAGAAGGAGCACTCCCCTGAGTGCAATAGACAGGGCctatcagggaaggcttcctggaggccaTCCAAGAGCTCGGTAGAAAAACACAATTATGCAGTAAATAAATGAGGGGAAGACTCCTGGTATATGATTTTGCAAAGGCTTGGAAATGTGACAAAGACTGGAGACACTGGCAGGAGcaagatgaagatgatgatggttGTGGTGGGGACCACGACAGTGGCTAACACCCATCCATGCCTACCAAGTGCAGATACTGTTAGAACAGATACTGTTCTAAGCCATTTAACCACATCAATTCCCACACCAACCTTGTGAGCAGGTACTTttctcatccccatttcacagatgaggaaattaaggcacagagaagtcCCTCGCTCAAGGCCATATATGATCCTGTTTGCTAACTTACAAAGTGTGAATTCTATACCAAGAGCCAAGAGCACTTCCCACTCTGCTCTCAGCAGAGATGGACACAGATTTGTGATTTAGCAATCCTTCTCTGACCTAGGATGGACCGGGTGTGGGAGCGGAGAAAAGAAACTGGATCCGACTAGGCTTTTGGTTCAAGAAGCTGAACAGAGACAGTGGGAATAGAGAGCAGAGGAGCATTCCCACAATGCCCAGTGCTTGTGGGTTAGAAATTGCCCTCACATGactctgctttctctgcctgTAAATGCAGAATGATGTATTTCCACCTACCCGCCTCAGAAATTGCTTGAAAATTAATGGGGTAGAAGCCTCGCTGGCTTTTAAACAACACCCTTGTACTACGGCTGGTGTTCATTAAATGCTGAACATATAAAATGTGCTTTGAACGGAGGAGCTGGGAATAATTATAGCTTGctaattattgttaattttaccACAGCTTTGAAACCCTGGACTTTctcaatgatttaaaaaagagattgcAACCCCTCCATCCCATTAAAGTAGCCACACAGAGGCAGGCAAGCAATTTCCCACAGGCTCCATTCTTTCCTTATTTGCAGTGGTTCAGCTACTTCTATGGGACacggaaaaagaaaagcaatgatttACTCTTTTAGAACCCAGTCATACCTTATAATCCTGGCCGTTCTTTTTAAGAACTAGTTCCTTTTGGTCTCCCTACACTGAAGACAGGTATAAATATTacgtgtttctgtgtgtgtgtgtttgtgtgtgtagagGAAAAACAGGTGTTTACAGAACATCTGACACACCGGGcaccggggcacctgggtttTACTCATGGTGAGTAACAAACACTGCTCCCTTTCTTCGGATTGTGCCCCACCGTCTTTCCGTAAACACTGATTCAAAGTTTCACAATGGCCAGGCCAGAAGAGAAAGGCCCATGGAGGGGATCCTtgggttcagcggtttagcgcctgcctttggcccagggcgcgatcctggagacctgggatcaaatcccgcgtcgggctcccgccatgaggcctgctcctccctctgcctgtgtctctgcctctctctctctgtctattgtgaatagataaataaataaaaaaaaaatttaaaaaaagaaagaaagcaagaaaaaagaaagaaagaaaaagaaagaaagaaagaaaggaaggaagaaagaaagaaagaaagaaagaaagaaagaaagaaagaaagaaagaaataaagaaagaaagaagaaagagggcccctcggaggaagaaggggaggatgTTGATGGGCTGGGTGACCTTAAGTGTCAGCCTCAACTGCATCGCCATAAAATGGGTCTGAAAGGCGGTCCATACCTGTCAGGACTGAGGTGGGGATGAGATCCTGCTCGCCAGCTGTGAACTAGGACTCCTTGCTGCTAGCCgagctggggggagggcagggtaaGGGTAAGGGTGAGAGGTTGAGAAAGGGAgtaagaaagggaggggagggaggggtcaAAAGCCTGACGATCTCCCGGGCCTTCTATTTCAATGAAATTCTCCAGGATTccagtggaggaggggagagcagcCAGGCGGCCAGGGTCAGCGGGCTGGCGGCCGCTCCTCCCCAGGTGAGGCCCGGCGggcccccccgcagccccgcaggtGAGTATCGGTCTTCTTCTCCGGGGCTTTCGGTCTGGAGGAGGCGGGAGCTGCCTCCGCTGCCCCGATCGTAtcgcggggcgggggctgcgccTTCCGTGGGACGGtgacggggcggggggaggggggatgtgtCACCCAAATACCAGAGGGCGAGTCCGCCCAACCAGCCGGGCAGGTCCGGCGGAGTATAAGAGCGCAGGGCAGCGGCGGGCCGCACACTCCCGAGCCCGTCCCAGCGCCGAGCCGCAGCGCCCCCCCGcgtcccgcccgcgccccgcgtcCCCGCCATGGCCCGGGGTCGGGGCCTCGCGCtgccctcgccgccgccgccgccgccgctgctgctgctgctgccgccgctgctcctgctcctggcgGCGGCGACCCGCCCCGCGGCCGCGCAGGGCAACTGCACGTGCGCCACCAACAAGATGACGCTGTGCCGCGCCGACGGCCCCGGCGGCCGCTGCCGGTGCCACCTGCCGGGCTCGGACGCCCCGCTGGACTGCTCCACGCTCACCTCCAAGTGCCTGCTGCTCAAGGCGCGCGCGAGAGCCAAGAGCGGCCGCGCGCTCGTGCGGCCCGGCGAGCACGCGCTGCTGGACAACGACGGGCTGTACGACCCCGACTGCGACCGCGACGGCCGCTTCAAGGCGCGCCAGTGCAACCAGACGTCGGTGTGCTGGTGCGTGAACTCGGTGGGCGTGCGCCGCACCGACAAGGGCGACCGCAGCCTGCGCTGCGACGAGCTGGTGCGCACCCACCACATCCTCCTGGACCTGCGCCACCGCCCGGCCGCGCGCGCCTTCAACCGCTCCGAGCTGGACGCCGAGCTGCGCCGGCTCTTCCGCGAGCGCTACCTGCTGCGCCCCAGGTTCGTGGCGGCCGTGCACTACGAGCGGCCGACCATCCAGATCGAGCTGCGCCAGAACGCGTCCGACAAGGCCCCCGGCGACGTGGACATCGCGGACGCCGCCTACTACTTCGAGCGGGACGTCAAGGGCGAGTCGCTGTTCCCGGGCCGCGGCGGCCTGGACCTGCGCGTGCGCGGCGAGCCCCTGCAGGTGGAGCGCACGCTCATCTACTACCTGGACGAGAAGCCCCCCCAGTTCTCCATGAAGCGCCTCACGGCCGGCCTCGTCGCCGTCATCGTGGTGGTCGTCGTGGCCCTCGTCGCGGGCGTGGCGGTCCTGGTCATCACCAATCGGAGGAAGGCGGGGAAGTACCGCAAGGTGGAGGTCAAAGAACTGGGGGAGCTGAGAAACGAACCGAGCTTGTAGggcccggggggaggggcaggtggaggcaAGGGGTGGAGGGTTTcagccgcgggggggggggggggcccagcCCCCGCTCCCCGAGGGgacccgcccccgcccgcccgcgcgcgcgCGGACTCTTGGCCCAAAGGACACGTGGCTCTTCCCAAATTCCCGccgcgccccacccccacccactttAATCCATCCTGGGCTCAGGTCACCTGTCTTTCCCACGTGGGGCTTCAGGGGAAGCGTTTCTAGAATTCCTTGCCTTTCGGTCCCCGACCAGAAACCCGACTGGAAGAGTTCAGGCAAGTTCGGCGCAGGCCTAGGTATAAGAATCACGTGTCTGTGTGACAGTCCAGCATCGTCTGCCATAGACGACGTCGATGTCGAAAGCTTCCAGGCGCTTCtatcagggaggaggaggaggaggagggcggggtgggggtgggggtggggatggggtgggaacaGCGCTTGCACTGTCTTGGCTTAAGTTATTTTTGACTAGCTCCACTCCTAGCGTGCATGGCCTTGCTGGTGAGAAAGGAGTTCGCCAGCCGAGCCCGTGCAGCGTATGCCCATTTGCTGTCGTTTGGGTCACCAACCACGCATGCTTGGTCACCGGGAAAGAAGCCTGTTTCAGCTGCCTCAACACATTTGGGATGTCTCTGTTTGAGGGTGGACTCTCCCCTACAAACTCAGCGTCTGTTCTTCAGCCTGCCCTTATTATTAAAGCAGATGTTAGTAatgtttcttttgtaaaatgtttgtacatattttgtctttgataatgctgctgtgatttttttttttttaaaaaacaacaacatgaatttaataaaatacgGAAAAGGCACAGACCAAAAGATGGAGTTTGTGAAAACGCACTCCGGATTCGTATCACTTGGGTATCCTCTCATTTCCCACCACTCGGGGATCTTATTTCAAATtataacacttattttttttccctcccctttcAAGAACAGGCATTTCATTTTACCACTCTGGTGTTTCCTGAGATGCATTAACAGGCTGGCATAAATACTGGTCTTTCTGAATTAACATGGCTTGGAAACCTCCCTCAGAGTGCAGGAGGGTGGGTCCGAGGCAGGAGGCTAGAACTAGCTGCCTGTTGTAGGGAAAGGGGACCAGCTTTAGGTTCTCTAAAGAGTCTCCAGTGGAGAATGGAGAACACTACCTTTGTTTCAGGAGCTGTATCTCCTCTGAATCCCAGCCCTACTTGGAAGTAgtggtattattcccatttagCCCCTGGCGATGTACTTCCTATCAAAATCTCTTGGCTCCCAGACAGGTTAAAGGACTGTAACCATATAGTTACAGCTAGTCTGCAGTGGGCCCTACCTCTGgtttggcaggggtgggggggtggatggCACACACACAGGTTGTTTTCCTAAAATTTCAGTGGTCATAtgctttaaaaacttttactTCCTACTAGCTGTCAAAACTGGCGACCTatcgcttctcagccttttggctaagatcaagcgTAAAACTGGCAGCCTCTCTCCTTCATGCTTCTTTCCTCATTGTCACTCCTTTGTGTTATGTGGAGTATGTTAGAAGGTCACTGTTTGGTGGCCTACAGGTAAACAAGTTTCAGCAGTTACCAGGAAATTGGTGCAACAGTGGGTGTGCACAAAGGAGGGAGTGGCTGGTACACCTGACAGTAAGTAGCTAAATCCAGGACTTGAGTTTCTTCCCCTGAAATCCATTGCTtgttcctcctcccactcccactcccactcccactcccactctgTGGTTTATGCCTACCTCTCAAAGGCTGAAACACCAGTTAAGAATCGGGGAGGAGACTTTCGGCTTCAGCCTTCCCAGCTTGGGGCGGATCCCTAAGTCTGTAAGCACTCCTGCTAGGGTGACACTCCCTTCACCCCACGCCCAAAGTTGTCT
This window of the Canis lupus dingo isolate Sandy chromosome 5, ASM325472v2, whole genome shotgun sequence genome carries:
- the TACSTD2 gene encoding tumor-associated calcium signal transducer 2, yielding MARGRGLALPSPPPPPPLLLLLPPLLLLLAAATRPAAAQGNCTCATNKMTLCRADGPGGRCRCHLPGSDAPLDCSTLTSKCLLLKARARAKSGRALVRPGEHALLDNDGLYDPDCDRDGRFKARQCNQTSVCWCVNSVGVRRTDKGDRSLRCDELVRTHHILLDLRHRPAARAFNRSELDAELRRLFRERYLLRPRFVAAVHYERPTIQIELRQNASDKAPGDVDIADAAYYFERDVKGESLFPGRGGLDLRVRGEPLQVERTLIYYLDEKPPQFSMKRLTAGLVAVIVVVVVALVAGVAVLVITNRRKAGKYRKVEVKELGELRNEPSL